The proteins below are encoded in one region of Pedosphaera parvula Ellin514:
- a CDS encoding type I restriction endonuclease subunit R, translating to MNKPSFQEDHVSQVPALQLLQNLGFTYLRPQEVFLQRKGRLGNVLLEGILAEQLRKRTFSYKGGQYAFTEANVQAAIQALKDVPFDGLVRTSEQIYDLLVLGKAMEQMVAGDTKSFTLNFIDWRRPANNVFHVVEEFEVERTASKDKCRPDVVLFVNGIPLCIIECKQSGKDMVEQAISQNIRNQGDDYIPKLFVFSQLLLAVTANDAAYATTGTASAFWARWRELDDVTKEVHTLINRPLSRVQKDNLFADRFGYVKTYFDDLEAEGREVTEQDRTLYNLCRPERLIELAWRFIVYDAGEKKIARYQQYFTVNSIITRVRKLQPDGRRLGGVVWHTQGSGKSLTMVMLAKSLALEREISNPVIVLVTDRVDLDEQIKKTFHQCGLEPAQAQTGKHLTKLITEGKESVITTVIDKFASAVDAGEFENESPDLFVLVDESHRSVYGETGAKMEKVLPNACFIGFTGTPLMKKEHKTAKKFGGYIEPSYTIDQAVRDKAVVPLLYEGRLVLQQVDQNAIDKWFEVVTKPLSEAQRADLKKKFASADQLNKADRKVYEAAFDISEHYSQNWQGTGFKAQLAAPNKATALKYKKYLDEFGKVTSEVVISAPDTREEQEGVYEVDTEEVRAFWKKMMAKYGTEKQYLEQIINAFKRAPEPEILIVVSKLLTGFDAPKNTVLYLCRSFHEHNLLQAIARVNRLSGGKDFGFIMDYYGVLQKLGEAMDIYSALPEFDEDEISGTVTDVAEEVASLPQKHSELWDVFKTVKGSKDKEKYERLLGDDEVRGQFYDKLNAYHRTLGIALATMQFLRETPEKTIQRYKDDLAFFLKLRVSVKQRYAEQVDYKEYEKRVQKLIDTHVRSEGIQQVTPPVNIFEKDAFKSEVEKLESVASKADTIAHRTVRTITEKMDEDPVFYRRFGKILQDTIDDYKAGRLAEKDYLNKVTEVMESVLSRTGDKLPEILRDRDVAKAFYGVVSETLEGLEFREETEPYGTQNVAANLAVQIDNAVQERLRVDWRSNPDVQNEMRNAIDDLLYEVRSQKGVPLTAQDMDGIIERALEIAKNRYPR from the coding sequence ATGAACAAACCATCTTTTCAGGAGGACCACGTATCGCAGGTGCCAGCGTTGCAATTATTGCAAAATCTGGGCTTTACCTACCTGCGACCGCAGGAGGTGTTTCTGCAGCGCAAGGGGCGGCTAGGCAATGTGCTGTTGGAAGGCATCCTGGCGGAGCAACTGCGGAAGCGAACCTTCAGTTACAAGGGCGGGCAATATGCATTCACGGAAGCGAACGTCCAAGCGGCCATTCAAGCTCTCAAGGATGTGCCGTTCGATGGTCTGGTGCGGACGAGCGAGCAAATCTATGACCTACTGGTGCTGGGCAAAGCGATGGAGCAGATGGTGGCGGGCGACACAAAAAGCTTCACACTCAACTTCATCGACTGGCGCAGGCCGGCGAACAACGTGTTTCACGTTGTCGAGGAATTTGAGGTAGAACGCACTGCCAGCAAGGACAAGTGTCGACCCGACGTGGTGCTATTCGTGAATGGCATTCCGCTCTGTATCATCGAGTGCAAGCAGTCGGGCAAAGACATGGTGGAACAGGCGATTTCGCAGAACATCCGCAACCAGGGCGACGATTACATTCCAAAGCTGTTCGTTTTCTCGCAACTGCTGCTGGCGGTGACGGCAAATGACGCGGCCTACGCGACGACGGGCACGGCGTCGGCGTTTTGGGCGCGCTGGCGCGAACTGGATGACGTGACGAAGGAGGTTCACACACTGATCAACCGACCCTTGAGCCGGGTGCAGAAGGACAATCTGTTCGCTGACCGTTTCGGGTATGTGAAGACCTATTTTGACGATTTGGAAGCCGAAGGTCGGGAGGTCACGGAGCAGGACAGAACTCTTTACAACCTGTGTCGCCCGGAACGGCTGATTGAACTGGCATGGCGCTTCATCGTGTATGACGCAGGTGAAAAGAAAATCGCCCGTTACCAACAATACTTCACGGTGAACAGTATCATTACCCGCGTGCGTAAGCTGCAACCGGACGGCCGACGGTTGGGTGGCGTGGTATGGCACACGCAAGGGTCGGGCAAGAGCCTGACGATGGTGATGCTAGCGAAGTCGCTGGCGCTGGAACGGGAGATTTCCAATCCGGTGATTGTTCTTGTAACTGACCGCGTGGATTTGGACGAGCAAATCAAAAAGACGTTTCACCAGTGCGGGCTTGAACCGGCGCAAGCGCAGACGGGCAAGCACCTGACAAAGCTCATTACAGAGGGCAAGGAGAGCGTCATCACGACGGTCATAGATAAGTTCGCCTCGGCGGTGGACGCGGGCGAGTTTGAAAATGAATCGCCAGACCTGTTCGTTTTGGTGGATGAAAGCCACCGCAGCGTGTATGGCGAGACGGGGGCGAAGATGGAAAAGGTGTTGCCGAACGCATGCTTCATCGGCTTCACCGGCACTCCGCTAATGAAGAAGGAGCACAAGACGGCGAAGAAGTTCGGCGGCTACATCGAACCATCCTACACGATTGACCAAGCCGTGCGGGACAAAGCCGTCGTGCCGCTGCTCTACGAGGGGCGGCTGGTTTTGCAGCAAGTGGATCAAAACGCGATAGACAAGTGGTTTGAAGTGGTGACGAAGCCGTTGAGCGAGGCGCAACGGGCGGACTTGAAAAAGAAATTTGCGTCGGCGGACCAGTTGAACAAGGCCGACCGGAAGGTGTATGAAGCGGCGTTCGACATCAGCGAGCATTACAGCCAGAACTGGCAAGGCACGGGGTTTAAGGCGCAACTGGCCGCGCCGAACAAGGCGACGGCGCTGAAATACAAGAAATACTTGGATGAGTTCGGAAAAGTGACGAGCGAAGTGGTGATCTCAGCACCGGACACCCGCGAGGAACAGGAGGGCGTTTATGAAGTGGACACGGAAGAAGTACGCGCCTTCTGGAAGAAAATGATGGCGAAATATGGAACTGAGAAACAATACCTCGAACAAATCATCAACGCCTTTAAGCGCGCGCCCGAACCGGAAATCCTGATTGTCGTCAGCAAGCTGCTAACGGGCTTCGACGCGCCGAAGAACACGGTGCTGTATCTGTGCCGATCATTTCATGAGCACAACCTTTTGCAAGCCATCGCACGGGTGAACCGGCTGTCCGGCGGGAAGGATTTCGGTTTCATCATGGATTACTACGGCGTGCTGCAAAAGTTGGGCGAGGCGATGGATATTTACTCGGCGCTGCCGGAGTTTGATGAAGATGAAATCTCCGGCACGGTTACAGACGTGGCGGAAGAAGTCGCCAGCCTGCCACAGAAACATTCCGAGTTGTGGGACGTGTTCAAGACGGTGAAAGGTTCAAAGGACAAAGAGAAGTACGAACGGCTGCTGGGCGACGATGAAGTGCGCGGACAGTTTTACGACAAGCTGAACGCCTATCACCGGACGCTGGGCATCGCACTGGCGACGATGCAATTCCTGCGCGAGACGCCGGAGAAAACCATCCAGCGTTACAAGGATGACCTCGCTTTCTTCCTCAAGCTGCGCGTGTCGGTGAAGCAACGCTACGCGGAGCAAGTGGATTACAAAGAATACGAAAAACGAGTGCAAAAGCTGATTGATACGCACGTCCGCTCGGAGGGCATCCAGCAAGTCACGCCGCCGGTGAACATTTTCGAGAAGGATGCTTTCAAGTCCGAAGTCGAAAAGCTGGAAAGCGTGGCATCGAAAGCGGACACGATCGCGCACCGGACGGTACGCACCATCACAGAGAAGATGGACGAAGACCCGGTGTTCTACCGGCGCTTCGGGAAAATTTTGCAGGACACGATTGACGACTACAAAGCGGGGCGGTTGGCGGAGAAGGATTACTTGAACAAGGTAACGGAAGTTATGGAGTCCGTGTTAAGTCGCACCGGGGACAAACTGCCGGAAATCCTGCGCGACCGCGACGTGGCGAAGGCGTTTTACGGCGTGGTGAGCGAGACGCTAGAGGGCCTGGAGTTCAGGGAGGAAACCGAGCCGTATGGAACACAGAATGTCGCGGCGAATCTGGCAGTGCAGATTGATAATGCCGTCCAGGAGCGGTTGCGCGTTGATTGGCGCTCGAATCCTGACGTGCAGAACGAAATGCGAAACGCCATAGATGACTTGCTATACGAAGTCAGGTCGCAGAAGGGTGTGCCGCTGACAGCGCAAGACATGGACGGGATCATTGAGCGCGCACTTGAAATCGCCAAAAATCGTTACCCGCGCTGA
- a CDS encoding M48 family metallopeptidase, with the protein MRTATMNQDYEIDFAGRKIAFRLQRSDRRTLAITVQPDLSVVVTAPKKAALENVLAKVRKRAVWVKRQQRYFSEFLPKTPPRRYVSGETHRYLGRQYRLKVVETKAAEVKMRGRFILVHTPNKEDKARVRKLVEGWYLARAKERLARSFEENVSRLGTRLGTPPQMQVRRMRKRWGSWTRRSGVYLNPELVKTPASCIDYVVTHELCHAVQGNHGKKFYELLRHVMPDWEERKGRLERVAVG; encoded by the coding sequence TTGCGGACGGCCACCATGAATCAAGATTACGAAATTGATTTTGCCGGGAGGAAGATTGCGTTCCGGCTGCAACGGTCGGACCGGCGAACGCTGGCGATCACGGTGCAACCCGACTTGAGCGTGGTGGTGACCGCGCCCAAAAAAGCGGCGCTGGAAAACGTCCTGGCAAAAGTGCGGAAGCGGGCGGTCTGGGTAAAACGTCAGCAACGCTATTTCAGCGAGTTCCTGCCAAAGACACCGCCGCGCCGGTACGTAAGCGGCGAGACGCATCGTTATCTGGGCCGGCAGTATCGGCTGAAGGTCGTCGAGACGAAGGCGGCGGAAGTGAAGATGCGAGGGCGGTTTATCCTGGTGCATACCCCAAACAAGGAGGACAAGGCTCGGGTGCGGAAGCTAGTGGAAGGCTGGTATCTGGCGCGTGCGAAGGAGAGGCTAGCACGCAGTTTCGAGGAAAACGTTTCGCGGTTGGGCACGCGCTTAGGAACGCCGCCCCAGATGCAAGTGCGCCGGATGCGCAAGCGGTGGGGAAGCTGGACGCGGCGAAGTGGCGTGTATCTGAACCCAGAGTTGGTGAAGACGCCCGCGTCGTGCATTGACTATGTTGTCACGCACGAGCTTTGCCATGCGGTGCAAGGTAACCACGGGAAGAAGTTTTATGAGCTGTTGCGGCACGTGATGCCCGATTGGGAAGAACGGAAGGGGCGGTTGGAACGAGTTGCGGTGGGGTGA